The genomic segment CCGCGTCGGTCGCCCCGTGTGACTCGACGACCGGGACGCACCTGACGGTCGACACGGCCTTACGTTTCAGGTTCGAATTCTCGACCGCCGTTTCGGGCGCGACCTTCCACTACTGCGTGACGGTGAGCGAGACCGAACGCGGGTGCATTTTCCAGACGCACTCGGCTGCGGTCCCATGCCCCGCCGGATTGGTCTGCGGGGAATTTGTCGTGCCCGGAGGATTATTGAACGACGGCACTTACACGGTTCGAGTGCAGGTAATGGAAGACGGGGCGAAGGTCCGGGCCGACGCCCCCGAATCACTGGTCTTTCAAATCCACGACGTGGAACGGTCCGGCGCCTGGTTCGGCAAATGGGCCGGCGCGGTTCGCCCGACGTTGGCGTGGACCGTGTCGAATGACGTCAGGCCAATTGCACACACGGATGGACCTGACGTTGGAGGACCGCATGGCTGAAATCGGTCTCCTCGCGCGATCGGTCGTCGGGCGTTTGATCGGGGCCGTCCGCGACCATGTTCTCGGCCCTGGGTCGTTCGTTTGCAACGTTTGTGAGCGCGGCGTCCGGGAGTTCGCGCCGCTGCCAGACTATTACGCCTCCCACATGCGGAACGCGGGTTGGCCGTACGGTCTCGATCGCCTCGAAACGTGTAATGTCGGCCGTTATTCCTGCCCGCATTGTGGTGCGCCCGACCGGGCCCGATTGTGTGCCCTGTTTCTCGCCCAATATTTCCCAGAAGTGGACGACGGCCGGCCACTCAAGGTGGTCGATTTCGCGCCGATGGCTTCACTCTCGGCGTTCGTCAGACGTGCCACGAACGGACGAACCCCACTTGTCGTGTACCGCACGGCGGACCTGCTCGCCCCCGGCGTTGACGACACCGTGGACCTGATGGACCTGAAGGTGTATTGCGACGCCACGGTCGATTTCGTGATCTGTTCACACGTCCTCGAACACGTGACCGACGACCGCCGGGCGATCCGCGAGTTGTTCCGCATTCTCAAAGACGGCGGTCAGGGGATCGTGTTGGTTCCGATCGTTCTGGGCCTTGAACAGATCGACGAAGACCCGACCGTAACCGACCCGACCGAACGATGGCGGCGGTTCGGGCAGGATGACCATATTCGTCTGTATTCCAAAGCCGGTTTCGTCGGGCGTTTGCGGGAAGGCGGCCTGACGGTCCGCGAACTCGGCGCACACGATCTTGGGCTCGAAAAATTCGCGCTACACGGGATCACCCAACAAAGTGTGCTCTACATCGTCGAGAAGTCCGCGGGTCGCGAGCCCGACCGGTCGGCACCAGGAGTCGTCACGTAAATGAGTGGCCTCGGCCTGGGCAATACGACGAATGTCTTCACCCGCGACGAACTCCTCGAACTCGGTGTCGCCGGCGTC from the Fimbriiglobus ruber genome contains:
- a CDS encoding methyltransferase domain-containing protein, producing the protein MAEIGLLARSVVGRLIGAVRDHVLGPGSFVCNVCERGVREFAPLPDYYASHMRNAGWPYGLDRLETCNVGRYSCPHCGAPDRARLCALFLAQYFPEVDDGRPLKVVDFAPMASLSAFVRRATNGRTPLVVYRTADLLAPGVDDTVDLMDLKVYCDATVDFVICSHVLEHVTDDRRAIRELFRILKDGGQGIVLVPIVLGLEQIDEDPTVTDPTERWRRFGQDDHIRLYSKAGFVGRLREGGLTVRELGAHDLGLEKFALHGITQQSVLYIVEKSAGREPDRSAPGVVT